One genomic segment of Salinigranum rubrum includes these proteins:
- a CDS encoding NAD+ synthase, giving the protein MSQELSVLDDDAPLDIRLTEEELEATREHIVSFIRDVVDDANAEGAVIGLSGGIDSTTTAALGVEALGAEHVHGLVMPSEVNTDENMSDAERVAEMLDIEYDVVDINPIAEAFFEAYPDATEDRMATGNVRVRVRGVLNYFVANHEGKVVLGTGNRSEALTGYFTKYGDQAVDCNPIGNLYKQQVRQVAASLGLPEDLVMKTPSAEMWLGQTDEEEMGLGYDTLDAILALHVDGPLSKGATVRELGVSAEQVDRVVDLCERSAHKRRMPPAPEPLF; this is encoded by the coding sequence ATGAGCCAGGAGCTTTCGGTCCTCGACGACGACGCACCGCTCGACATCCGACTCACCGAGGAGGAACTCGAAGCGACGCGCGAACACATCGTCTCGTTCATCCGGGACGTCGTCGACGACGCGAACGCGGAGGGGGCGGTCATCGGCCTGTCGGGCGGCATCGACTCGACGACGACGGCCGCACTGGGGGTCGAAGCGCTCGGGGCCGAACACGTCCACGGCCTCGTGATGCCCAGCGAAGTGAACACCGACGAGAACATGAGCGACGCCGAGCGCGTCGCCGAGATGCTGGACATCGAGTACGACGTCGTCGATATCAACCCCATCGCCGAGGCGTTCTTCGAAGCCTATCCGGATGCGACCGAGGACCGGATGGCGACGGGGAACGTCCGGGTGCGGGTCCGAGGCGTGTTGAACTACTTCGTCGCCAACCACGAGGGGAAGGTCGTCTTGGGGACCGGAAACAGAAGCGAGGCGCTGACGGGCTACTTCACCAAGTACGGCGACCAGGCGGTCGACTGCAACCCCATCGGGAACCTCTACAAACAGCAGGTCCGTCAGGTCGCAGCGTCGCTCGGACTCCCCGAGGACCTCGTGATGAAGACGCCCTCCGCCGAGATGTGGCTCGGACAGACCGACGAGGAGGAGATGGGACTGGGGTACGACACGCTCGACGCCATCCTCGCGCTCCACGTCGACGGCCCGCTGTCGAAGGGAGCGACGGTCCGCGAACTCGGGGTCAGCGCCGAACAGGTCGACCGCGTCGTCGACCTCTGCGAGCGGAGCGCACACAAGCGACGGATGCCGCCCGCTCCCGAACCGCTGTTCTGA
- a CDS encoding bifunctional N(6)-L-threonylcarbamoyladenine synthase/serine/threonine protein kinase: MRVLGIEGTAWAASAAVFDTETDEVFIESDPYEPESGGIHPREAAEHMGEAVPRVVETALEHARSGGGVDAVAFSRGPGLGPCLRIVGTAARALSGALDVPLVGVNHMVAHLEIGRHQSGFDAPVCLNASGANAHLLGYHNGRYRVLGETMDTGVGNAIDKFTRHVGWSHPGGPKVEARARDGEYIDLPYVVKGMDFSFSGIMSAAKDAYDDGEPVENVCCGLQETVFAMLTEVTERALSLTGTDELVLGGGVGQNARLRAMLREMCEARGASFYAPEPRFLRDNAGMIAVLGAKMCDAGDTLSIPDSAVDPNFRPDEVPVSWRGTQESVARAPSESGTVRGAEATVTTEGDVVRKRRLPKEYRHARLDERLRRERTVAEARLLSEARRVGVPTPLVYDVDLRESMLTLQRVGEGDLARALSPEATRQVGEHLATLHDAGIVHGDPTTRNVRVSKETGEPAVFLVDFGLGFHTGHVEDHAMDLHVFGQSVEGTAETPEPLLDACLAGYLDTGGEAAEDVVERLRTVEGRGRYQ; this comes from the coding sequence GTGCGCGTTCTCGGTATCGAAGGGACGGCCTGGGCAGCGAGCGCTGCGGTCTTCGACACCGAGACGGACGAGGTGTTCATCGAGTCCGACCCATACGAACCGGAGAGCGGCGGCATTCACCCGCGTGAGGCCGCCGAGCACATGGGCGAGGCCGTCCCGCGCGTCGTCGAGACGGCGCTCGAACACGCCCGCAGTGGGGGCGGCGTCGACGCGGTGGCGTTCTCGCGCGGACCCGGCCTCGGTCCCTGTCTCCGCATCGTCGGAACCGCCGCTCGCGCACTGTCGGGAGCGCTCGATGTCCCGCTCGTCGGCGTCAACCACATGGTGGCCCACCTCGAAATCGGCCGCCATCAGTCGGGGTTCGACGCGCCGGTGTGTCTGAACGCCTCCGGCGCGAACGCTCACCTCCTGGGTTATCACAACGGCCGCTACCGGGTGCTGGGAGAGACGATGGACACGGGCGTGGGGAACGCCATCGACAAGTTCACCCGACACGTCGGCTGGTCACATCCCGGCGGCCCGAAGGTCGAGGCGCGGGCGAGAGACGGCGAGTACATCGACCTCCCCTACGTCGTCAAGGGGATGGATTTCTCCTTTTCGGGCATCATGAGCGCCGCGAAGGACGCGTACGACGACGGGGAGCCCGTCGAGAACGTCTGCTGTGGCCTCCAGGAGACCGTCTTCGCGATGCTCACGGAAGTCACAGAGCGGGCGCTGTCACTGACGGGCACCGACGAACTCGTGTTAGGGGGTGGTGTCGGTCAGAACGCACGGCTTCGGGCGATGCTCCGCGAGATGTGCGAGGCGCGCGGTGCCTCGTTTTACGCACCCGAGCCGCGCTTCCTCCGCGACAACGCCGGCATGATCGCCGTCCTCGGCGCGAAGATGTGCGACGCCGGCGACACGCTTTCCATTCCTGACTCCGCGGTCGATCCGAACTTCCGGCCCGACGAGGTACCGGTGTCGTGGCGCGGAACTCAGGAATCGGTCGCGCGGGCGCCGTCCGAATCGGGGACGGTCCGCGGAGCCGAGGCGACGGTGACGACCGAGGGAGACGTGGTGAGGAAGCGCCGACTCCCCAAGGAGTACCGACACGCGAGGCTCGACGAACGGCTACGACGGGAGCGGACCGTCGCCGAGGCGCGACTGTTGAGCGAAGCCCGACGCGTGGGCGTGCCGACGCCGCTCGTGTACGACGTCGACCTCCGGGAGTCGATGCTGACGCTGCAGCGCGTGGGCGAGGGCGACCTCGCCAGGGCGCTCTCGCCCGAAGCGACGCGACAGGTGGGCGAGCATCTGGCGACGCTCCACGACGCCGGTATCGTCCACGGCGACCCGACGACGCGGAACGTACGCGTGTCGAAGGAGACGGGTGAGCCGGCGGTGTTCCTCGTCGACTTCGGTCTCGGTTTCCACACGGGCCACGTCGAGGACCACGCGATGGACCTCCACGTCTTCGGGCAGAGCGTCGAAGGAACGGCGGAGACGCCCGAACCGCTGCTCGACGCGTGTCTGGCGGGCTATCTCGACACCGGCGGCGAGGCGGCCGAGGACGTCGTCGAACGGCTCCGCACGGTCGAGGGCCGCGGTCGGTACCAGTAG
- the spt4 gene encoding transcription elongation factor subunit Spt4: MAKKRLACRECHHINGPDNQTCDLCGSSSLTEDWAGYVYITHPEESEIAAEMNVSEPGGYALKVR; the protein is encoded by the coding sequence ATGGCCAAGAAGCGACTCGCCTGCCGGGAGTGTCACCACATCAACGGCCCCGACAACCAGACGTGTGACCTCTGTGGCTCCTCCTCGCTGACCGAGGACTGGGCGGGCTACGTCTACATCACCCACCCCGAAGAGAGCGAGATCGCCGCGGAGATGAACGTCTCCGAACCCGGCGGGTACGCGCTGAAGGTCCGCTGA
- a CDS encoding tyrosine-type recombinase/integrase translates to MSDDLLANQNIDGIPLVPEPSQAVLNERQKVDYAEHRRRLIQWGLHFGKDPDRADGYAYETVRVRACRLDAFYRWVWTEKGRYTTAITHEDADAYMRELVYSDSSNTHKANTQKALKMLWKWKAHELNEEPWEPAVTFSNYGGSIKPRDFLTRDERTRLREAALEYGTIPHYNSLTAEERSEWKALLAQRFGKPKSDITRADFDRANGFKIPSMVWTSLDAGLRPVEVGRAKVSWVDVENAVLRIPAEESSKNEDNWVVSLQPRTAEVLRLWLEERQQYEKYADTDALWLTRRGNPYKSYSLSHLLKKLCEVAQIPTENRKMSWYAIRHSVGTYMTHERGLAAAKAQLRHRSERTTLRYDSAPIEDRRSALERMG, encoded by the coding sequence ATTTCTGACGACCTTCTGGCCAACCAGAATATCGACGGTATCCCCCTTGTGCCTGAACCGTCTCAGGCAGTTCTCAACGAACGTCAGAAAGTCGATTACGCAGAACACAGAAGACGGCTGATTCAATGGGGGTTACACTTTGGAAAAGACCCTGACAGAGCAGATGGCTACGCATACGAAACTGTACGAGTCAGAGCATGTCGCTTGGATGCGTTCTACAGGTGGGTCTGGACGGAGAAAGGTAGGTACACGACCGCAATCACGCATGAGGATGCTGACGCCTACATGAGAGAACTGGTCTACAGTGATTCCAGCAACACGCACAAGGCCAACACACAAAAGGCTCTCAAGATGCTCTGGAAGTGGAAGGCCCACGAGTTGAACGAAGAGCCGTGGGAGCCTGCCGTAACGTTCTCTAACTACGGAGGTTCGATTAAGCCCCGTGACTTCCTGACTCGTGACGAACGTACCAGACTTCGTGAAGCCGCCTTAGAATATGGGACTATCCCACACTACAACTCCCTGACTGCCGAAGAACGCTCAGAGTGGAAGGCTCTGTTAGCTCAGAGGTTTGGAAAGCCGAAGTCCGATATTACCAGAGCCGACTTTGACAGAGCTAATGGGTTCAAGATACCTTCTATGGTATGGACTTCTCTCGACGCCGGATTACGTCCCGTAGAAGTAGGTCGTGCGAAGGTATCTTGGGTGGATGTTGAGAACGCTGTACTACGTATCCCGGCTGAGGAATCCAGTAAGAACGAAGATAACTGGGTTGTCAGTCTACAACCTCGTACTGCTGAGGTTCTGAGATTGTGGCTGGAAGAACGTCAGCAGTACGAGAAATATGCCGACACAGACGCCTTATGGCTTACACGGAGAGGTAATCCGTACAAGTCTTACAGCCTCAGCCACCTGTTGAAGAAGCTGTGTGAAGTGGCTCAAATTCCTACAGAAAATCGTAAGATGTCATGGTACGCGATTCGTCATAGTGTTGGGACATACATGACTCACGAAAGAGGGTTAGCGGCGGCAAAGGCTCAGTTACGGCATCGTTCTGAACGAACGACTCTCCGTTATGACTCTGCTCCTATCGAGGACCGTCGTTCTGCCTTAGAACGTATGGGTTGA
- a CDS encoding PIN domain-containing protein — MDTNALMMPVECDVRVFDELARLLGGSVEEGTLDLVVPRAVVDELEKLSSGGSEEAVAASVGRDLADRCRTVDTTASYADDAVVELSDGSDYVVTNDSPLRRRLLDRGVPVVSRRGRNTLAITEP, encoded by the coding sequence ATGGACACCAACGCGCTCATGATGCCGGTCGAATGTGACGTCCGCGTCTTCGACGAACTCGCCCGTCTGCTCGGCGGGAGCGTCGAGGAGGGGACGCTCGACCTGGTGGTGCCGCGCGCCGTCGTCGACGAGCTGGAGAAGCTCTCGTCGGGGGGAAGCGAGGAGGCCGTCGCCGCGAGCGTCGGTCGTGACCTCGCAGACCGGTGTCGAACCGTCGACACGACGGCGTCGTACGCGGACGACGCCGTCGTCGAACTCTCGGACGGAAGCGACTACGTCGTCACCAACGACAGCCCCCTCCGCCGGCGACTGCTCGACCGGGGTGTCCCGGTCGTCAGCCGGCGGGGCCGCAACACACTTGCGATTACGGAACCGTAA
- a CDS encoding TIGR00266 family protein has protein sequence MQHHIEKGPSYAVLQTTMERGDRLMAETGAMISRSESVRADAEVGGGEGIGGMIKSAVSSSKDLVENVFEAGADGAELTLAPDHPGDVFAVDVGQDGPIKVNSGSTLAWEPTVERSSAFNDAGGFFSSGSLRVLELSGTGQAFLSAYGSIIETEVTADDAMVVDTDHLIAWTDGLSISREQDGSIKSTMLGGEGIVSKFSGRGSVWIQTRDPAVFRAAAGGGTQGGDGGDGPTIDPSDFL, from the coding sequence GTGCAACACCACATCGAGAAGGGGCCGAGTTACGCGGTCCTCCAGACGACGATGGAACGGGGCGACCGACTCATGGCGGAGACGGGGGCGATGATCAGTCGGAGCGAGAGCGTCCGTGCCGACGCCGAGGTCGGTGGGGGAGAGGGCATCGGTGGGATGATCAAGTCGGCAGTGAGTTCGAGCAAGGACCTGGTGGAGAACGTTTTCGAAGCTGGCGCGGACGGCGCCGAACTCACGTTGGCCCCCGACCACCCTGGCGACGTGTTCGCCGTCGACGTGGGGCAGGACGGCCCGATAAAGGTCAACTCGGGGTCGACACTCGCGTGGGAACCGACCGTCGAGCGGTCGAGCGCGTTCAACGACGCCGGGGGGTTCTTCTCGTCGGGAAGCCTCCGCGTCCTCGAACTCTCGGGGACGGGGCAGGCGTTCCTCTCGGCGTACGGGTCGATCATCGAAACCGAGGTAACCGCTGACGACGCGATGGTCGTCGACACCGATCACCTCATCGCGTGGACCGACGGTCTCTCCATCTCCCGTGAACAGGACGGCAGCATCAAATCGACGATGCTCGGCGGCGAGGGAATCGTCTCGAAGTTCTCCGGGCGAGGGAGCGTGTGGATTCAGACCCGCGACCCCGCGGTGTTTCGGGCCGCGGCCGGAGGCGGTACCCAGGGCGGTGACGGCGGCGACGGGCCGACCATCGACCCCAGCGACTTCCTCTGA
- a CDS encoding enoyl-CoA hydratase/isomerase family protein, which translates to MIRTTNEDDVRVVTLDRPGRRNALRPADLDALEAAVVDAAEPVVYLHGAGSSFCAGADLDAVAALDDPEAFARRGQRVARALEGSESVVVAGIDGAARGGGVELALACDLRIATPDATLGEPGVRFGLFGAWGGTVRLPRIVGEGEALDFSLSGRVVDADEALRMGLVSRVVEDPRVVATDLADGAPDALAVVKQRVRADEDAETQERAEARAFASLHGEHVDDIAASRTE; encoded by the coding sequence ATGATTCGAACGACGAACGAGGACGACGTCCGCGTCGTCACCCTCGACCGCCCCGGTCGCCGGAACGCCCTCCGACCGGCGGACCTGGACGCCCTCGAAGCGGCCGTCGTCGACGCCGCGGAACCGGTCGTCTACCTCCACGGTGCCGGGTCGAGTTTCTGTGCGGGTGCCGACCTCGACGCCGTCGCCGCGCTCGACGACCCCGAGGCGTTCGCCCGTCGGGGCCAGCGCGTCGCACGGGCGCTCGAAGGGAGCGAGTCGGTCGTCGTCGCCGGTATCGACGGTGCGGCCCGTGGCGGCGGCGTCGAACTCGCCCTGGCTTGCGACCTCCGAATCGCCACCCCCGACGCGACGCTCGGCGAACCGGGCGTCCGATTCGGCCTGTTCGGGGCGTGGGGCGGGACGGTCCGTCTCCCCCGCATCGTCGGCGAGGGCGAGGCGCTCGACTTCTCGCTCTCGGGGCGAGTCGTCGACGCCGACGAGGCGCTTCGGATGGGGCTCGTCTCCCGAGTCGTCGAGGACCCGCGGGTCGTCGCGACCGACCTCGCCGACGGCGCTCCCGACGCGCTCGCCGTCGTCAAGCAACGCGTCCGCGCCGACGAGGACGCCGAGACACAGGAACGTGCGGAGGCACGGGCGTTCGCGTCTCTCCACGGCGAACACGTCGACGACATCGCCGCGTCGCGGACCGAGTAA
- a CDS encoding potassium channel family protein, producing MRFVIVGYGRVGARTARVLKEEGHDVVLVENDDGKVERAREAGFEVVKGDGSNEAILERAGIADADAIGGLTGDPNVNFAACMIGKEYGCRAVMRISEDYREEIYEQYAEDVDEVIYPERLGAAGAKTALLGGNFNALGDLTERLQLSTFTVPEGAPVVGQRVSEVDLGPKARIYAHSHDREEMTIPLPGTEIQVGDQLALIIDLDAVDEVKTALLGDAVEA from the coding sequence ATGCGATTCGTTATCGTCGGGTACGGCCGTGTCGGTGCGCGGACTGCACGCGTCCTCAAAGAGGAGGGTCACGACGTCGTCCTCGTGGAGAACGACGACGGGAAGGTCGAACGCGCCCGCGAGGCGGGGTTCGAGGTCGTCAAGGGCGACGGGTCGAACGAGGCTATCCTCGAACGCGCTGGCATCGCGGACGCCGACGCCATCGGCGGGCTCACCGGTGACCCGAACGTGAACTTCGCGGCCTGTATGATCGGCAAGGAGTACGGCTGTCGAGCGGTTATGCGCATCAGCGAGGACTACCGCGAGGAGATCTACGAGCAGTACGCCGAGGACGTCGACGAGGTCATCTACCCCGAGCGCCTGGGTGCGGCCGGCGCGAAGACCGCTCTCCTCGGCGGGAACTTCAACGCGCTCGGCGACCTCACGGAGCGCCTCCAGCTCTCGACGTTCACCGTCCCCGAGGGCGCCCCGGTCGTCGGACAGCGCGTCTCGGAGGTCGACCTCGGTCCGAAAGCGCGCATCTACGCACACAGCCACGACCGCGAGGAGATGACGATTCCGCTCCCGGGGACGGAGATTCAGGTGGGTGACCAGCTCGCGCTCATCATCGACCTCGACGCCGTCGACGAGGTGAAGACGGCGCTGCTCGGCGACGCCGTCGAAGCCTGA
- a CDS encoding GTP-dependent dephospho-CoA kinase family protein: MLRLPDALRSEFKEPFGPVYTETAELLDDAAADEPLVVVGDVVTAHLLRAGRVPELSVIDGRTKRERVSEETAAALEDLPPGTSVKNPAAELTESTLRALVEALDAADPQVLDVDGEEDLVTLPAVVAAPDGASVVYGQPDAGMVLIRVTPETRETMRELLGRFEGDVDAAFSILEGRANRADDQD, translated from the coding sequence ATGCTGCGACTCCCGGACGCGCTTCGAAGCGAGTTCAAAGAGCCGTTCGGTCCCGTCTACACCGAGACAGCGGAACTGCTCGACGACGCCGCCGCCGACGAACCGCTCGTCGTCGTCGGCGACGTGGTCACCGCCCACCTCCTGCGCGCCGGTCGGGTCCCGGAGCTGTCGGTCATCGACGGGCGGACCAAACGGGAGAGGGTGTCCGAAGAGACGGCAGCGGCGCTCGAAGACCTCCCGCCGGGGACGAGCGTAAAGAACCCCGCCGCCGAACTCACGGAGTCGACGTTGCGAGCGCTCGTCGAGGCGCTCGACGCGGCCGACCCACAGGTGCTCGACGTCGACGGCGAGGAGGACCTCGTGACGCTCCCGGCCGTCGTCGCCGCCCCCGACGGGGCGAGCGTCGTCTACGGTCAGCCCGACGCGGGGATGGTACTGATCCGCGTCACACCCGAGACGCGCGAGACGATGCGCGAACTGCTCGGTCGGTTCGAGGGTGACGTCGACGCCGCGTTTTCGATTCTGGAGGGGAGGGCGAATCGAGCCGACGACCAAGACTGA
- a CDS encoding DUF7384 family protein, translated as MTRTWEELFERAAAYDVSEADVRTTLETVRSDEDEGDGDGRSDEPTAPSPARVVADADVLAADLLVGGDSRSALDHVRRHSWMTLVASDALLDDAAAVVARLADETLATDWRERCAAWREPVDHPAADHPGLASAYRGGAMHLLSFDERLGSARAGASLQGRVPLSVRSPRAFATLFDAESLYREVVGDDYPGPDRGPRE; from the coding sequence GTGACCCGGACCTGGGAGGAACTCTTCGAGCGCGCGGCGGCGTACGACGTATCCGAAGCCGACGTCCGGACGACGCTCGAAACCGTCCGGAGCGACGAGGACGAGGGGGACGGCGATGGACGGTCCGACGAGCCGACTGCGCCGAGTCCCGCCCGCGTCGTCGCCGACGCCGACGTGCTTGCGGCCGACCTCCTCGTCGGCGGTGACTCGCGTTCGGCGCTCGACCACGTCCGCCGTCACTCGTGGATGACGCTCGTCGCCAGCGACGCGCTGCTCGACGACGCGGCGGCGGTCGTCGCTCGACTCGCGGACGAGACACTCGCGACCGACTGGCGCGAGCGCTGTGCGGCGTGGCGCGAACCCGTCGACCACCCCGCCGCCGACCATCCGGGGCTGGCGTCGGCCTATCGGGGTGGCGCGATGCACCTCCTCTCGTTCGACGAGCGACTCGGGAGCGCCCGCGCCGGTGCGTCGCTCCAGGGACGCGTCCCGCTCAGCGTCCGCTCGCCCCGAGCGTTCGCGACGCTGTTCGACGCCGAGAGCCTCTACCGGGAGGTCGTCGGGGACGACTATCCCGGCCCCGACCGCGGCCCGCGGGAATGA
- a CDS encoding DUF5808 domain-containing protein produces MADKPQSGNIFGVPYNFERPSVGRLLSSYWQPGKGMLVEKPFGIGYTINLASWRSWVVLAVVAVLLWNERQGEDDVEDMEDDPVEVIIDD; encoded by the coding sequence ATGGCAGATAAACCACAGTCCGGAAACATCTTCGGCGTCCCCTACAACTTCGAACGACCGAGCGTCGGCCGCCTCCTCTCGTCGTACTGGCAGCCCGGTAAGGGAATGCTCGTCGAGAAACCGTTCGGCATCGGCTACACCATCAACCTCGCCTCGTGGCGCTCGTGGGTCGTCCTCGCGGTCGTTGCGGTGCTCCTCTGGAACGAACGACAGGGCGAAGACGACGTCGAGGACATGGAGGACGACCCCGTCGAGGTCATCATCGACGACTGA
- a CDS encoding 30S ribosomal protein S24e has protein sequence MEIEIIDEDENPMLHRTDVRFEVIHEEATPSRLSVRDSLAAKLNKDSDEVVIHTLDTKFGMRKTVGYAKVYESPAFARDVEQEYMLERNKITSGDEPEVEAEEA, from the coding sequence ATGGAAATCGAAATCATCGACGAGGACGAGAACCCGATGTTACACCGAACTGACGTGCGCTTCGAGGTCATCCACGAGGAAGCGACCCCCTCTCGTCTCTCTGTTCGCGACAGTCTCGCCGCGAAACTGAACAAAGACTCCGACGAGGTCGTGATCCACACGCTCGACACGAAGTTCGGCATGCGCAAGACGGTCGGCTACGCGAAGGTGTACGAGAGCCCCGCGTTCGCCCGTGACGTCGAGCAGGAGTACATGCTCGAACGGAACAAGATCACGAGCGGCGACGAGCCCGAGGTCGAGGCCGAAGAGGCCTGA
- a CDS encoding metal-dependent hydrolase yields MMATTHALAGVALAVGVSLFVPEAGGLPLIAAGIGGFFPDLDLTGDHRKTLHFPVYYSVAAVAAGVVAAVVTTPLTLSLALFLTAAALHSVMDAAGGGLEPRPWLGQGERAVYNHASGRWIRPRRWIRYDGAPEDLALCGAFALPGLLVLDGAAQTAIVAALGVSAAYTVLRKPLVALADRVVPRIPQDVFDRLPGRVSSFIAAYR; encoded by the coding sequence ATGATGGCAACGACCCACGCCCTCGCGGGCGTGGCACTCGCGGTCGGGGTCTCGCTGTTCGTCCCCGAGGCCGGCGGGCTACCCCTCATAGCCGCGGGCATCGGGGGCTTCTTCCCCGACTTAGACCTCACGGGCGACCACCGCAAGACGCTCCACTTCCCGGTCTACTACAGCGTCGCTGCCGTGGCCGCTGGCGTCGTCGCCGCCGTCGTGACGACGCCGCTGACGCTCTCGCTCGCGCTGTTTCTCACCGCGGCCGCGCTCCACTCCGTGATGGACGCGGCGGGCGGCGGCCTCGAACCGCGCCCCTGGCTCGGTCAGGGCGAGCGGGCGGTGTACAACCACGCGAGCGGCCGATGGATTCGCCCGCGGCGGTGGATCCGGTACGACGGTGCGCCCGAGGACCTCGCGCTCTGTGGCGCGTTCGCTCTCCCGGGACTGCTCGTCCTCGACGGCGCGGCACAGACGGCCATCGTGGCCGCGCTGGGTGTCTCGGCGGCCTACACCGTCCTGCGGAAGCCGCTCGTGGCGCTCGCGGACCGGGTGGTTCCCCGGATTCCGCAGGACGTGTTCGACCGCCTCCCCGGACGGGTGTCGTCGTTCATCGCCGCGTATCGGTGA
- a CDS encoding non-canonical purine NTP pyrophosphatase, whose protein sequence is MLRYVTTNPGKVREATDYLGSDVAQLDFDYTEIQSPELGPIAARGAREAYRHAGEPVLVDDAGLFVDSLEGFPGPYSSYVEETVGIERVYELAATEEDRRAAFRCTLAYCDGEGFDASPDPVDRDDRTVAAATGPDGDEGDVGLPVKLFEGIVRGRIVEPRGEGGFGYDPIFEHNGKTMAEMSTDEKNGISHRGRALAKFAEWYPERSTAE, encoded by the coding sequence ATGCTCAGATACGTCACCACGAACCCCGGGAAGGTCCGTGAGGCGACGGACTACCTCGGCTCGGACGTCGCCCAGCTCGACTTCGACTACACGGAGATACAGAGCCCGGAACTCGGCCCCATCGCCGCACGCGGGGCGCGGGAGGCGTACCGCCACGCCGGTGAACCGGTTCTCGTCGACGACGCCGGGTTGTTCGTCGATTCGCTCGAGGGCTTTCCCGGTCCGTACTCGTCGTACGTCGAAGAGACGGTCGGCATCGAACGCGTCTACGAACTCGCCGCGACCGAGGAGGACCGCCGCGCCGCCTTCCGGTGTACGCTCGCGTACTGCGACGGCGAGGGGTTCGACGCGAGCCCCGATCCGGTCGACCGTGACGACCGGACGGTCGCGGCCGCGACCGGTCCCGACGGCGACGAGGGAGACGTCGGGCTCCCCGTGAAACTGTTCGAGGGTATCGTTCGCGGACGCATCGTCGAGCCCCGCGGCGAGGGCGGCTTCGGCTACGACCCCATCTTCGAGCACAACGGGAAGACGATGGCCGAGATGAGTACCGACGAGAAGAACGGCATCTCACACCGGGGACGGGCGCTCGCGAAGTTCGCGGAGTGGTATCCGGAACGGAGCACCGCGGAGTGA
- a CDS encoding DNA-directed RNA polymerase — translation MYKRVRLKDTVEVPPRHLADVTPGRVKRLLQDKLEGRMDEDVGSVVSVIEVHDIGDGSVLPGRPGVYYEAEFDAITFDPQMQEVVDGNVVEVVEFGAFVGIGPVDGLLHVSQISNEYLAYDGENQQLASTESNQTLGVGDSVRVRIVTKSVDERNPRDSKIGLTAKQPGLGKHGWLEAKRQESEAEAGD, via the coding sequence ATGTACAAACGGGTACGACTCAAAGACACGGTGGAAGTGCCGCCCCGCCACCTGGCGGACGTCACCCCCGGACGGGTGAAGCGACTGCTCCAGGACAAACTCGAGGGACGGATGGACGAGGACGTCGGCAGCGTCGTCAGCGTCATCGAGGTACACGACATCGGGGATGGCTCTGTGCTCCCCGGCCGACCGGGCGTCTACTACGAGGCGGAGTTCGACGCCATCACCTTCGACCCACAGATGCAGGAAGTCGTCGACGGCAACGTCGTCGAAGTCGTCGAGTTCGGCGCCTTCGTCGGTATCGGTCCCGTCGACGGCCTGCTCCACGTCTCACAGATATCCAACGAGTATCTCGCGTACGACGGCGAGAACCAGCAGTTGGCCTCGACGGAGTCGAACCAGACGCTCGGCGTCGGCGACTCCGTTCGGGTGCGTATCGTGACGAAGAGCGTCGACGAGCGCAACCCGCGCGACTCGAAGATCGGTCTCACGGCGAAACAGCCCGGTCTCGGCAAACACGGGTGGTTGGAGGCCAAGCGGCAGGAGTCGGAAGCGGAGGCCGGTGACTGA